In the Candidatus Binataceae bacterium genome, one interval contains:
- a CDS encoding NUDIX hydrolase yields MPRPESPPVAADAIIEIGDKIVLIERKNFPFGWAIPGGFVDFGETVEQAAVREALEETSLEVSLRALLGIYSRPGRDPRGQTITAVYVARSSGTPRAADDAKGVGLFDPLHLPAPLAFDHGEILGDYLRFIERGQFPAPWAKP; encoded by the coding sequence GTGCCCAGGCCCGAAAGCCCGCCGGTTGCGGCCGACGCGATCATCGAGATTGGCGACAAAATCGTTCTGATCGAGCGCAAGAATTTTCCTTTCGGCTGGGCGATTCCCGGCGGCTTCGTCGATTTCGGGGAGACCGTTGAGCAGGCGGCGGTCCGCGAGGCGTTGGAGGAAACCTCGCTCGAGGTCAGCTTGCGTGCCTTGCTCGGGATCTACTCGCGACCTGGACGTGATCCGCGCGGCCAGACGATCACCGCGGTCTATGTCGCCCGCTCGAGCGGAACTCCGCGGGCCGCAGACGACGCGAAAGGCGTGGGACTGTTCGATCCGTTGCATCTGCCCGCGCCGCTCGCCTTCGACCACGGGGAAATTCTTGGGGACTACCTGCGGTTCATCGAGCGGGGCCAATTTCCCGCGCCATGGGCCAAGCCCTGA
- a CDS encoding alcohol dehydrogenase catalytic domain-containing protein, translating to MQVARLYDFGDIRVEEDPLPQVGPDDILVRARACGICSGDIMPWYIRRKAPLVLGHEPVGVVADAGKSVRGFRPGERVYVHHHAPCFQCPACSRGEYVQCATWRATNLKPGGMAEYFLVSAVNQRDTLKLPDSVDDANGVLVEPAACVVKSLRRSGLKKGESILIIGLGIMGMMHVKLARHLGAGVIIGADLFERRARRAQELGADHGLVVSGDNLLEQVREVTEGAMADVVIVGPGTGKAIAAGIAAAGKGATVVQFTATPPDEEMIVRPHDLYFNETRLVPSYSCGPDETRESLRLVEQGVISASELVTHRFPLSQIMQAFATAQKPEALKVVVTFGSDGA from the coding sequence ATGCAGGTAGCCCGCCTCTACGATTTCGGCGACATTCGCGTCGAGGAAGACCCGCTCCCGCAGGTCGGCCCCGATGATATCCTGGTGCGGGCCCGCGCCTGCGGCATCTGCTCGGGCGACATAATGCCCTGGTACATTCGGCGCAAGGCGCCGCTGGTACTGGGTCACGAGCCGGTGGGCGTGGTGGCTGACGCCGGCAAGTCGGTACGTGGGTTCCGGCCCGGCGAGCGGGTCTATGTGCACCATCATGCGCCCTGCTTCCAGTGCCCCGCGTGCTCGCGCGGCGAGTACGTGCAGTGCGCGACTTGGCGCGCTACCAACCTCAAGCCCGGCGGGATGGCGGAATACTTCTTGGTCAGTGCCGTCAACCAGCGCGACACCCTGAAGCTGCCCGACTCGGTCGACGACGCCAACGGTGTCCTGGTCGAACCGGCTGCATGCGTAGTCAAGTCCTTGCGCCGTTCCGGCCTGAAGAAAGGCGAATCCATTCTGATCATCGGGCTGGGAATCATGGGAATGATGCACGTGAAGCTGGCGCGCCACCTGGGCGCGGGTGTGATTATCGGAGCGGATCTTTTCGAGCGGCGCGCACGGCGCGCCCAGGAACTCGGTGCGGATCATGGCCTGGTGGTTTCGGGCGACAATCTCCTCGAGCAGGTTCGCGAGGTCACCGAGGGCGCGATGGCCGACGTCGTCATCGTGGGTCCCGGCACAGGCAAGGCGATCGCCGCTGGAATTGCGGCGGCGGGCAAAGGCGCTACAGTGGTTCAGTTCACTGCAACTCCACCCGACGAAGAGATGATCGTGCGACCGCACGATCTCTATTTCAACGAAACGCGTTTAGTCCCTAGCTACTCTTGCGGACCAGATGAGACGCGCGAGTCGCTTCGGCTGGTCGAACAGGGTGTGATTAGCGCGTCCGAGCTGGTAACGCATCGCTTTCCGCTCAGTCAAATCATGCAGGCGTTTGCGACCGCGCAAAAGCCCGAAGCGCTAAAGGTGGTGGTCACCTTCGGCAGCGACGGCGCATAG
- a CDS encoding cupin domain-containing protein, which translates to MARKRVSHSRTRNPPAVRQFKPSFRWNGVELEPYKLAAHRGGEFRGASRQVLIGNLGEQVKFHVRYFELEAGGFTSLERHHHAHVVIGLRGRGRVQVAHRKFELGPMDTIYIAPDQAHQLRASGAEPFGFFCIVDAKRDRPRPVKA; encoded by the coding sequence ATGGCGCGCAAGCGTGTCAGCCACAGCCGCACCCGAAACCCACCAGCCGTCCGGCAGTTTAAACCGAGCTTCCGCTGGAACGGTGTCGAACTGGAGCCCTACAAGCTCGCCGCACATCGGGGCGGCGAGTTTCGGGGAGCATCGCGCCAGGTCCTGATTGGAAACCTGGGAGAGCAGGTGAAGTTCCATGTGCGCTACTTTGAACTCGAAGCGGGAGGCTTCACCAGCCTGGAACGCCATCATCATGCGCATGTCGTTATCGGCCTACGCGGGCGCGGGCGCGTGCAGGTCGCTCACCGGAAATTTGAGCTCGGACCGATGGATACGATTTACATCGCTCCCGACCAGGCCCACCAGCTTCGCGCCTCCGGCGCAGAGCCCTTCGGGTTCTTCTGTATCGTAGATGCCAAACGCGATCGCCCCCGTCCGGTCAAAGCGTAG